DNA from Microvirga ossetica:
CAGCGGCCGCACCGGGGATAAGAACGATATGCTCGACCCCGGCCTTTCACCGCTGGGCACCGACGACGAGGCTGCGGGGACGCCGCCGAGTCCGGAACGGATCGACCTTGCCCGGCACCAGGAAGCGTCCACACGCTGGCAAGGCGGAGCCGAGACCGATAGCTATGCCCACCGCAACTCCCACAAGGCCCTTTATGCCTATGTCGGCTTCATCGGCCTCGTCCTGGTGCTGTTCGTCGGCGCCTTCTCGATGTTCTGAGCTGTTCAGGTCCGCGACACGACGCTGTCGCGGATGACGAGCTCCGTGTCCAGCCTGATCCTCTTGGGCGTCGGGCGACCCTGCAGCAGATCGATGAGGACGGTCGCAGCCGCCTGCCCCAGTTCGCGCCGCGGCTGATGGATCGTGGTCAGGGCCGGCTCCGCCACTGCCGCGAACTCGATATCGTCGAAACCGGCAACGGAGATATCGTCGGGCACGCGCAGCCCGGCGGAGAAAAGGGTGCGCATGAGGCCGATGGCCATCTCGTCGCTGGTGCAGAAGACGGCGCTCGGACGGCTGGATCGCGCCAGCAGATTCTGACCGGCCGTAACGCCGGATGCGACCGTGTAATCCCCCGGAATGACCAGGTCGGGATCGAACGGCAGGCCGGCAGCCTCCAGCCCGTCCTTGAAGCCCTGAAAGCGCTCGCGCTCCAGGATATTGATGGCGGGGCCACTCACATAGGCGATGCTGCGGTGCCCCTGGGAGGCCAGATGCCGCGTCATCCGCGCTGCGGCAGCCCGGTTGTCGATCTCGATCTGCGGAATG
Protein-coding regions in this window:
- a CDS encoding LacI family DNA-binding transcriptional regulator, with amino-acid sequence MDEAGQGDRSEQEGVSLRAARIQDVAKLAEVSTATVSRALATPERVSPEARARVQEAIAKTGYVPNLAARSLRSQKTGMVLVVLPDLANTFFSKILRGIEETLFEAGYGMIISDLDGSPEKEAHFAAFTAAGRVDGAILLNGHLFGQTREGEGKPARITIPLVALCEAIPGADIPQIEIDNRAAAARMTRHLASQGHRSIAYVSGPAINILERERFQGFKDGLEAAGLPFDPDLVIPGDYTVASGVTAGQNLLARSSRPSAVFCTSDEMAIGLMRTLFSAGLRVPDDISVAGFDDIEFAAVAEPALTTIHQPRRELGQAAATVLIDLLQGRPTPKRIRLDTELVIRDSVVSRT